The proteins below are encoded in one region of Shewanella putrefaciens:
- the thyA gene encoding thymidylate synthase yields the protein MQQYLDLMKHILAEGVDKSDRTGTGTRSVFGYQMRFDLSKGFPLVTTKKCHMRSIIHELLWFLKGDTNIAYLRENKVSIWDEWADENGDLGPVYGAQWRSWPTQSGDAIDQISQVIAQIKSQPDSRRLIVSAWNVGELDKMALAPCHAFFQFYVAEGKLSCQLYQRSCDVFLGLPFNIASYALLTMMVAQQCDLALGDFVWTGGDTHLYSNHMEQTALQLTRAPKPLPTMTILRKPESIFDYQFEDFELTNYEPHPHIKAPVAI from the coding sequence TAGACTTAATGAAGCACATCTTAGCTGAAGGTGTGGATAAATCCGATCGCACAGGTACAGGCACTCGTTCGGTCTTTGGCTATCAAATGCGTTTCGATTTGAGTAAGGGATTTCCCCTAGTGACAACCAAGAAATGCCATATGCGCTCTATTATCCATGAGCTACTTTGGTTTCTAAAGGGGGATACCAATATTGCTTACCTTCGTGAAAATAAAGTCAGTATTTGGGATGAATGGGCCGATGAAAACGGCGACTTGGGGCCCGTTTATGGGGCGCAGTGGCGCAGTTGGCCGACCCAAAGTGGCGATGCTATCGATCAAATTTCACAGGTGATTGCACAGATAAAATCCCAACCCGATTCACGCCGTCTTATCGTATCGGCATGGAATGTGGGTGAACTCGATAAAATGGCCCTGGCGCCTTGCCATGCATTTTTCCAGTTTTATGTTGCCGAGGGTAAATTATCCTGTCAGCTATATCAGCGCAGCTGTGATGTGTTCCTTGGGTTGCCATTCAATATCGCCAGTTATGCCCTGTTGACTATGATGGTGGCCCAGCAATGCGATCTCGCTTTAGGGGATTTTGTATGGACTGGCGGTGACACCCATTTGTACTCCAATCATATGGAACAAACCGCACTGCAATTAACACGTGCGCCCAAACCCTTGCCGACCATGACGATATTGCGTAAACCTGAGTCAATTTTTGACTATCAGTTTGAAGATTTTGAACTGACCAACTATGAACCTCATCCCCATATCAAAGCCCCCGTCGCCATTTAG
- the nhaA gene encoding Na+/H+ antiporter NhaA, with product MEKAIRNFLSQESAGGILLLVAVALAMLMANSPLSGLYQGFLGTDVQVRVGALNIHKPLLLWINDGLMALFFLLIGLEVKRELLEGALSSVTQASLPTFAAIGGMIAPAGIYLLFNYGDPVTQAGWAIPAATDIAFALGIMALLGSRVPVALKVFLLALAIIDDLGVIVIIALFYSSDLSTISLVIASLAIAGLVGLNRKGVTSLTPYGIFGLILWVAVLKSGVHATLAGVIIAFCIPLRAKDGSSPSEHLEHSLHPWSTFLILPVFAFANAGVSLGNMSLDTLISPVPVGIALGLILGKPIGVMVFSFVAVKLKLAQLPDGIGWKQIAPVAAMCGIGFTMSMFIASLAFEQADPMYGDLARLGTLIGSIFAAVVGYFWLSKVLPKKGV from the coding sequence ATGGAAAAAGCAATTAGAAACTTTCTGAGCCAAGAATCGGCGGGGGGCATCCTGCTATTGGTTGCCGTTGCCCTCGCTATGTTGATGGCGAATTCTCCTTTATCAGGGCTTTACCAAGGGTTTTTAGGCACTGATGTTCAGGTTCGTGTAGGCGCGCTCAATATCCATAAACCCCTATTGCTCTGGATTAACGATGGCTTAATGGCATTGTTTTTCCTACTGATAGGTTTAGAGGTTAAACGCGAGTTGCTCGAAGGAGCACTGTCGAGCGTTACGCAAGCTTCCTTACCAACCTTTGCTGCAATTGGTGGCATGATCGCCCCCGCGGGGATTTATCTGTTGTTCAACTATGGCGATCCTGTAACACAGGCGGGGTGGGCTATTCCTGCTGCAACGGATATCGCCTTCGCACTCGGGATTATGGCATTACTGGGAAGCCGTGTTCCCGTGGCGCTAAAAGTCTTCCTATTAGCATTGGCCATTATCGATGACTTAGGCGTTATCGTGATTATTGCGCTGTTTTACAGCAGTGATTTATCGACCATCAGTTTAGTGATAGCCAGTTTGGCGATTGCGGGCCTTGTTGGCTTAAACCGTAAAGGCGTGACCTCACTGACGCCATATGGAATATTCGGTCTTATTCTTTGGGTTGCGGTGCTTAAGTCTGGGGTTCATGCGACGCTGGCTGGGGTCATCATTGCCTTTTGTATACCACTTCGTGCTAAAGATGGCAGCTCGCCCTCAGAACATCTAGAGCACAGCCTGCATCCATGGAGTACTTTCCTCATTCTGCCAGTATTTGCCTTTGCTAACGCGGGTGTTTCATTGGGAAATATGAGTTTAGATACACTTATCTCGCCGGTGCCCGTGGGAATTGCCTTAGGGTTAATCCTAGGCAAACCGATTGGGGTCATGGTGTTTAGCTTTGTGGCGGTCAAATTGAAGTTGGCGCAATTACCCGACGGTATAGGCTGGAAGCAAATTGCGCCGGTCGCGGCCATGTGCGGTATTGGTTTTACTATGTCGATGTTTATTGCCTCATTAGCCTTCGAGCAAGCGGATCCTATGTACGGTGATTTGGCCCGCTTAGGCACTTTGATTGGGTCAATTTTTGCCGCTGTGGTTGGGTATTTCTGGCTATCAAAAGTATTACCTAAAAAAGGAGTATGA
- the nhaR gene encoding transcriptional activator NhaR encodes MLHLNYNHLYYFWMIKKKGSVAKAAEALCLTPQTITGQIRALEDRLNGSLFKRVGRTLEATELGELVFRYADKMFSLSYEMLDLLNYQKDDAILFEVGIADALSKALVSRVLLTVVPNDGSMHLACYEATHESLMARLREHKLDMILSDCAGESLKYPEILSKKLGECGVSFFSADTYSTDFPACLEQAQLLIPGRRTSLGQQLYRWFDEQNLNVSILGEFDDAAMMKAFGYLKRGIFVTPSIYRQEVISHGMHLLGETLDVKEEYHVMFAERMIQHPAVKRLLETDFSDLFAGLDAQVQQC; translated from the coding sequence ATGTTGCATTTGAATTACAACCATCTGTATTACTTTTGGATGATTAAAAAAAAGGGCTCAGTCGCTAAGGCTGCTGAGGCCCTTTGCTTGACGCCGCAAACCATAACAGGGCAGATCCGTGCCTTAGAAGACAGGTTAAATGGCAGTCTGTTTAAGCGAGTGGGTCGCACCTTAGAGGCGACTGAATTAGGGGAGTTGGTGTTTCGTTATGCGGATAAAATGTTCAGTCTTAGCTACGAGATGCTCGATCTACTTAACTATCAAAAAGATGATGCGATTCTGTTTGAGGTAGGCATTGCCGATGCTTTATCTAAGGCCTTGGTTAGTCGTGTTTTATTGACCGTTGTCCCGAATGATGGCTCAATGCATTTGGCTTGTTATGAAGCGACACACGAGAGTTTAATGGCACGTCTGCGTGAACATAAGTTAGATATGATCCTCTCAGATTGTGCTGGCGAGTCTTTAAAATACCCTGAAATCCTCTCGAAGAAGTTAGGTGAATGTGGCGTGAGTTTTTTCTCGGCCGATACCTATAGTACAGATTTCCCTGCTTGTTTAGAACAAGCTCAATTACTGATCCCTGGACGTAGAACTTCCCTAGGTCAACAGTTATATCGTTGGTTTGATGAGCAAAATCTCAATGTGAGTATCTTAGGTGAGTTTGATGACGCGGCAATGATGAAGGCATTTGGATACCTGAAGCGGGGTATTTTTGTGACGCCTTCTATCTATCGCCAGGAGGTGATCTCCCATGGAATGCATTTACTCGGTGAAACCCTCGATGTGAAAGAGGAATACCATGTGATGTTTGCCGAGCGAATGATCCAACATCCGGCAGTAAAACGATTATTAGAAACGGATTTCAGTGATTTGTTTGCGGGTCTCGATGCTCAAGTGCAGCAATGCTAA
- a CDS encoding succinate dehydrogenase assembly factor 2 yields the protein MELMNIARVRWACRRGMLELDVLFQPFVEHVYQELSDEDKAVFIRLLECEDPELFAWFMGHETCPDAELARMVVKVRGRAAP from the coding sequence TTGGAATTAATGAACATTGCACGGGTGCGTTGGGCATGTCGCCGCGGGATGCTGGAGCTAGACGTACTGTTTCAACCCTTCGTCGAACATGTTTATCAAGAGTTGTCCGATGAAGATAAAGCCGTGTTTATTCGCTTACTCGAGTGTGAAGATCCGGAATTATTTGCGTGGTTTATGGGCCATGAAACCTGCCCAGACGCTGAGCTAGCTCGTATGGTAGTTAAAGTCCGTGGAAGAGCGGCACCATAG
- a CDS encoding protein YgfX codes for MEERHHSFSVKVSFDQRLSLVVFMSICLSSLLAWPQTESFGVFLLKLAVISLIVCFLLYQLWRLKDWQFSFVLNRNGEGRLASGEHFQVLRRTWVTPFVCLMYLDIDTKPRLLPLWADMFTDADYRHLCRLLLNAKTLQAKSRTEI; via the coding sequence GTGGAAGAGCGGCACCATAGTTTTAGTGTTAAAGTCTCCTTCGACCAACGACTCTCGTTGGTCGTTTTTATGTCTATTTGCCTATCATCCTTGCTCGCTTGGCCCCAAACAGAATCCTTTGGCGTTTTTCTATTAAAATTGGCGGTTATTTCGCTGATTGTGTGTTTTTTGCTGTATCAACTTTGGCGACTTAAAGATTGGCAATTCAGTTTTGTACTCAATCGAAATGGCGAGGGGCGGCTTGCTAGTGGGGAGCATTTTCAGGTTTTGCGGCGCACTTGGGTGACCCCGTTTGTATGTTTGATGTATCTTGATATCGATACTAAACCGCGGTTATTACCGCTTTGGGCCGATATGTTTACCGATGCCGATTATCGGCATTTATGTCGCTTGCTGCTCAATGCTAAAACATTGCAGGCTAAATCTCGTACTGAAATTTAG
- the nadB gene encoding L-aspartate oxidase translates to MKQVVEHQSDILVIGSGAAGLTLALHLAEKANVILLSKGPLSEGSTYYAQGGIASVFDESDTIESHVADTLVAGAGLCDKEVVTFTAENAKSAMQWLIECGVAFDKEETNDGNAKDAPYHLTREGGHSHRRILHAADATGKEVQTTLQERALAHPNIKVLERYNAIDLITTRKLNRPGNRVLGAYVWNRNEEHVETVKAKFVALATGGSSKVYQYTSNPDVASGDGIAMAWRAGCRVANMEFNQFHPTCLYHADARNFLLTEALRGEGAYLRRPDGSRFMPDFDERAELAPRDIVARAIDYEMKRLGADCVYLDISHKDSDFIIKHFPTIYSRCLELGIDITQGPIPVVPAAHYTCGGVMTDLHGQTDLNGLYAIGEVAYTGLHGANRLASNSLLECLVFARAASQDIESQLHKIALPGQIPPWDESKVSNSDEEVVIAHNWHELRLFMWDYVGIVRSDKRLERALRRCLMLQQEIQEYYSNFKVSNNLLELRNLVQVAELIIRCAMERKESRGLHYNIDHPSKLDSPLPTILQPEK, encoded by the coding sequence ATGAAACAAGTAGTTGAACACCAATCTGACATATTAGTCATAGGTAGCGGTGCCGCAGGTCTGACACTAGCTTTGCATCTTGCTGAAAAAGCAAACGTAATTCTGCTTTCAAAAGGCCCGCTCTCGGAAGGGTCGACGTACTATGCCCAAGGCGGAATAGCCTCCGTCTTCGATGAAAGTGACACTATCGAATCCCATGTGGCCGATACTTTAGTCGCGGGAGCGGGTTTATGCGATAAAGAAGTCGTGACTTTTACCGCAGAAAACGCAAAAAGTGCCATGCAATGGCTTATCGAATGTGGCGTCGCCTTCGATAAAGAAGAAACCAACGATGGCAATGCTAAGGATGCGCCCTACCATCTCACCCGTGAAGGTGGCCATAGTCATAGGCGTATTTTGCATGCCGCCGATGCGACGGGCAAAGAAGTGCAAACGACGCTGCAAGAACGCGCGCTAGCCCACCCCAACATTAAAGTGTTGGAACGCTATAACGCCATCGATCTTATTACCACCCGTAAGCTTAACCGCCCAGGAAACCGAGTGTTAGGCGCTTACGTGTGGAATCGCAACGAAGAACACGTTGAAACCGTTAAGGCCAAATTTGTCGCCTTAGCCACGGGCGGTAGTTCTAAAGTTTACCAATATACTTCAAATCCCGATGTCGCCAGCGGCGATGGTATAGCCATGGCCTGGCGCGCAGGTTGCCGTGTTGCCAATATGGAATTCAACCAATTCCATCCGACGTGTTTGTACCATGCCGATGCGCGTAACTTTTTGCTGACCGAAGCGCTGCGTGGTGAAGGGGCTTATTTACGTCGCCCAGACGGTAGCCGTTTTATGCCAGACTTTGATGAGCGCGCAGAGTTAGCTCCTCGCGATATTGTGGCTCGGGCCATCGATTATGAGATGAAGCGTCTCGGTGCCGACTGTGTTTATTTGGATATTAGCCATAAAGATAGCGACTTTATCATCAAGCATTTCCCGACGATTTACAGTCGCTGCTTAGAATTAGGCATAGATATCACTCAAGGTCCTATCCCTGTCGTCCCCGCAGCCCACTATACCTGTGGCGGCGTAATGACAGACTTGCATGGCCAAACGGATCTCAATGGACTCTATGCCATTGGTGAAGTTGCCTATACCGGCCTTCATGGCGCCAATCGTCTGGCGAGTAATTCCCTACTCGAATGTCTGGTATTTGCCCGCGCCGCCTCACAGGATATTGAGAGTCAATTGCATAAAATCGCTCTACCTGGACAAATTCCACCTTGGGATGAGAGTAAAGTATCAAATTCGGATGAAGAGGTTGTGATCGCCCATAACTGGCACGAACTGCGGCTATTTATGTGGGATTATGTCGGCATTGTGCGCTCGGATAAGCGTCTCGAACGAGCTCTGCGCCGCTGTTTAATGCTTCAGCAGGAAATCCAAGAGTATTACAGCAACTTCAAGGTCAGCAATAACCTGCTCGAACTGCGTAATCTAGTGCAAGTGGCTGAACTCATCATTCGCTGCGCGATGGAGCGTAAGGAAAGCCGTGGATTGCATTACAACATTGATCATCCAAGTAAACTAGACTCACCACTGCCTACCATTTTACAGCCAGAGAAATAA
- the rpoE gene encoding RNA polymerase sigma factor RpoE produces MSGQISDQQLVERVQRGDKNAFNLLVLKYQSKVISLISRYVRNQADVTDVAQEAFIKAYRALPNFRGESAFYTWLYRIAVNTAKNYLVSQGRRAPANDVDAEDAEYYEGSDALKEFASPERLMLSDEIKKVIFDTLETLPEELRMAISLRELDGMSYEDIAIVMDCPVGTVRSRIFRAREAIDKKLQPLLEA; encoded by the coding sequence ATGAGTGGACAAATTAGTGATCAACAATTAGTTGAGCGCGTGCAACGGGGAGATAAAAACGCTTTTAACCTGTTAGTGCTTAAATATCAAAGTAAAGTTATTAGCTTGATTTCGCGCTATGTGCGTAACCAAGCCGACGTTACCGATGTGGCACAGGAAGCGTTTATCAAAGCTTATCGGGCTTTGCCAAACTTTCGCGGAGAAAGTGCGTTTTATACCTGGTTGTACCGTATTGCAGTAAACACTGCGAAGAATTATCTCGTATCACAGGGGCGTAGGGCGCCCGCGAATGATGTTGATGCTGAAGATGCCGAGTATTATGAAGGTAGTGATGCGCTAAAGGAGTTTGCCTCCCCAGAGCGGCTGATGTTATCGGATGAAATCAAAAAAGTGATTTTCGATACCTTAGAAACACTGCCTGAAGAATTACGAATGGCCATCTCCTTGCGTGAGCTCGATGGTATGAGTTACGAAGATATTGCTATAGTGATGGATTGCCCCGTTGGAACCGTGAGATCGCGTATCTTCCGTGCTCGAGAGGCCATCGATAAAAAGCTCCAGCCCTTACTGGAAGCCTAA
- a CDS encoding sigma-E factor negative regulatory protein, with translation MDKLGQEWVSAAVDGETDAQTMAELVADTHSHNKWHNYHMIGDAMRGELPQTIVLDLSASIAAAIELEPAIIAPQATASEVDAPVTTPVAVNAGTVVYAGNSRVVPLFKQFGQYAIAATVAMFAIVGVQNYNQTADDVASPSPVLITRPLVGSASPVSLQTGAVQQNQGYTNDQMNEQRRRINTYIQDHMLQQRLNTGAVIEDNTEVIPVPFNQ, from the coding sequence ATGGATAAATTAGGTCAAGAATGGGTATCTGCCGCGGTCGATGGAGAGACTGATGCGCAGACCATGGCAGAATTAGTTGCCGATACGCATTCGCATAATAAATGGCATAACTATCACATGATAGGTGATGCTATGCGGGGTGAGTTGCCGCAAACTATTGTGTTAGATCTTTCCGCTAGCATTGCCGCTGCAATTGAACTTGAACCTGCGATTATCGCTCCTCAAGCGACGGCTTCTGAAGTCGATGCTCCAGTAACGACACCAGTCGCTGTTAATGCAGGCACAGTTGTTTATGCTGGCAATAGTCGCGTTGTGCCATTGTTTAAACAGTTTGGTCAATACGCTATCGCGGCAACTGTGGCCATGTTTGCGATTGTCGGCGTGCAAAATTACAACCAAACGGCCGATGATGTTGCGTCTCCATCGCCAGTATTGATCACCCGTCCTTTGGTGGGTAGTGCGTCTCCTGTGAGTTTACAAACCGGCGCTGTGCAACAAAACCAAGGTTACACTAATGATCAAATGAACGAGCAACGCCGCCGAATTAATACTTATATTCAAGATCATATGTTGCAACAACGATTGAATACTGGGGCGGTTATAGAAGACAATACCGAGGTTATCCCCGTTCCGTTCAATCAGTAG
- a CDS encoding MucB/RseB C-terminal domain-containing protein has translation MRLILLALLALVFPAMAQEDMPAKVWLDKMSQALKEKEFKASIIQLQADHIRPLVYLHGKVNEQEVAFLEYLNGPPKNAVRVGNRVTFIEHDQPAYSIISNHIQGVWPAAFSSKMSDLEVGYQFVLGGRTRIAGRPGQMIRLLPNDEYRYGFQIWLDMETYLPLRYDMLTQDKQLLEQIMVIELIELHEPPAILQEAYKQEWPAVIDQAERQDGQNWQFSWLPAGFTVVVRDHHRLIGSHEAVEYIALTDGLANISVYVARAGSSPLPEELITRNGLSLVSEKVGNAEVVAVGKVPTETLSRIAKSLRLE, from the coding sequence TTGCGTCTAATCCTGTTGGCTTTATTAGCCTTGGTGTTCCCTGCAATGGCGCAGGAAGATATGCCCGCCAAAGTCTGGCTCGATAAAATGAGTCAGGCATTAAAAGAGAAAGAGTTTAAAGCATCGATTATTCAACTTCAGGCCGATCATATTCGGCCTTTGGTTTATCTTCACGGTAAAGTAAATGAACAAGAGGTTGCTTTTTTAGAGTACCTCAATGGTCCCCCAAAGAATGCGGTACGTGTAGGGAATCGTGTGACCTTTATCGAACACGACCAACCGGCATACAGCATTATTTCCAATCATATTCAAGGTGTTTGGCCTGCTGCATTTTCCTCTAAAATGAGCGATTTAGAAGTCGGTTATCAATTCGTGCTCGGAGGTCGAACGCGTATTGCTGGCCGCCCTGGGCAAATGATCCGCTTGTTACCAAATGATGAGTATCGCTATGGTTTTCAGATCTGGCTCGATATGGAGACGTATTTGCCGCTGCGATACGACATGTTGACTCAAGATAAACAACTGCTTGAGCAAATCATGGTCATTGAATTGATTGAACTTCATGAGCCGCCAGCGATTTTACAGGAAGCCTACAAACAAGAATGGCCGGCGGTTATCGATCAAGCCGAGCGGCAAGATGGTCAAAATTGGCAGTTTTCTTGGTTACCAGCAGGGTTTACCGTTGTTGTGCGCGATCATCACCGTTTAATCGGCAGCCATGAAGCGGTGGAATATATCGCATTGACCGATGGGCTCGCCAATATTTCCGTTTATGTGGCCAGAGCCGGTTCGAGCCCATTGCCGGAGGAGTTAATCACCCGTAATGGTTTATCGCTGGTCTCTGAAAAAGTGGGTAATGCTGAAGTGGTCGCCGTAGGTAAAGTGCCGACAGAAACCCTTTCGCGCATTGCAAAAAGCCTCAGACTAGAATAG
- a CDS encoding SoxR reducing system RseC family protein — translation MMEEVARVIACDHQGWLRVEVELKSTCKSCSSSESCGTSAVAQAFSAKTQQFSIQSERPCEPGELLKLGLPESVILKAAALVYLLPLLGLFAGAVLGQFVAHIIQLNPDLSAMAFAALGTLLAWWFGKQRAKRLEVDAKPVILAYLGMGVSLGKLTD, via the coding sequence ATGATGGAAGAAGTGGCAAGGGTGATTGCCTGTGATCATCAGGGTTGGCTCAGGGTTGAAGTTGAGCTTAAAAGTACCTGTAAGAGTTGCAGTAGTAGTGAGTCCTGCGGTACTTCTGCCGTGGCGCAGGCTTTTTCAGCCAAAACCCAACAATTCTCCATTCAAAGCGAGCGCCCCTGCGAGCCCGGTGAGCTTCTGAAGTTAGGTCTTCCCGAGAGCGTTATTCTAAAAGCGGCCGCCTTGGTCTACCTATTGCCTTTGTTAGGCTTGTTTGCCGGGGCCGTTTTAGGGCAATTTGTCGCTCACATTATCCAATTGAATCCTGATCTGAGTGCTATGGCTTTTGCCGCCCTTGGCACTTTGTTGGCCTGGTGGTTTGGAAAACAGAGGGCTAAACGGCTCGAAGTGGATGCAAAGCCTGTGATTTTGGCTTATTTAGGTATGGGCGTCAGTTTAGGTAAATTAACCGATTAG
- the lepA gene encoding translation elongation factor 4 gives MKHIRNFSIIAHIDHGKSTLSDRLIQVCGGLTDREMDAQVLDSMDLERERGITIKAQSVTLDYKAKDGQVYQLNFIDTPGHVDFSYEVSRSLAACEGALLVVDAGQGVEAQTLANCYTALDMNLDVVPILNKIDLPQADPERVAAEIEDIVGIDAMNAVRCSAKTGVGVDDVLEVIVAQIPPPEGDPDAPLQALIIDSWFDSYLGVVSLVRIKHGSLKKGDKFKVMSTGQNHTADRVGIFTPKQTDKAELKTGEVGFVIAGIKEIHGAPVGDTLTLAKNGADKPLPGFKKVKPQVYAGVFPISTDEYENFRDALNKLSLNDASLFFEPESSSALGFGFRIGYLGLLHMEIIQERLEREYNLELITTAPTVVYEVVMTNGEVVYVDNPSDLPAINNIEEMREPIVEANILVPKEYLGNVITLCIEKRGTQVNMVYHGNQVAVTYHLPMAEVVMDFFDRLKSTSRGYASLEYNFIRFDPADMVRLDILINGDRVDALAMVIHRSNIRHRGLALVEKMKELIPRQMFDIAIQAAVGSQIIARSTVKALRKDVTAKCYGGDVSRKKKLLNKQKEGKKRMKQVGNVEVPQEAFLAVLKLNE, from the coding sequence ATGAAACACATTAGAAACTTCTCAATTATTGCCCATATCGACCATGGTAAATCGACGCTATCAGATCGTCTTATTCAGGTTTGTGGCGGTTTAACCGACCGTGAAATGGATGCTCAAGTGCTCGATTCTATGGATCTTGAGCGTGAGCGTGGTATCACGATTAAGGCACAAAGTGTCACCCTAGACTACAAGGCTAAAGATGGCCAAGTCTATCAACTCAACTTTATTGATACCCCTGGCCACGTCGACTTTTCCTATGAAGTGTCACGTTCATTAGCGGCCTGCGAAGGCGCATTGCTGGTGGTGGATGCGGGTCAGGGCGTAGAAGCTCAGACTCTGGCAAACTGTTATACCGCACTGGATATGAATCTGGATGTGGTACCTATCTTAAACAAGATCGACTTACCGCAAGCCGACCCTGAGCGTGTTGCCGCCGAAATTGAAGATATTGTCGGTATCGATGCGATGAATGCCGTGCGTTGTTCCGCTAAAACCGGTGTCGGTGTCGATGATGTGTTAGAAGTGATCGTTGCACAAATCCCTCCACCAGAGGGTGATCCGGATGCGCCGCTGCAAGCCTTAATCATCGATTCTTGGTTTGATAGCTATTTAGGCGTAGTGTCCTTGGTGCGCATTAAACACGGTAGCCTGAAGAAAGGCGATAAGTTTAAGGTGATGTCGACCGGACAAAACCACACCGCCGATCGCGTCGGTATTTTCACGCCAAAGCAAACCGATAAAGCCGAGCTAAAAACCGGTGAGGTAGGTTTTGTGATCGCCGGTATTAAGGAGATCCACGGCGCGCCAGTGGGCGATACTTTGACGCTGGCCAAGAATGGCGCTGATAAGCCTTTACCTGGTTTTAAAAAGGTGAAACCGCAGGTTTACGCGGGCGTATTCCCGATTTCGACCGATGAATATGAAAACTTCCGTGATGCTTTAAACAAACTCAGCCTGAACGATGCTTCATTGTTCTTCGAACCTGAAAGTTCATCGGCCCTTGGCTTTGGTTTCCGTATTGGCTATTTAGGCCTGCTCCATATGGAAATCATTCAAGAACGTTTAGAGCGTGAATACAATCTTGAGCTGATCACTACGGCACCGACGGTAGTCTATGAAGTGGTTATGACTAACGGTGAAGTTGTCTATGTCGATAACCCATCAGATTTACCCGCGATTAATAATATCGAAGAAATGCGTGAGCCGATTGTTGAGGCCAACATTTTAGTGCCAAAAGAATACTTAGGTAACGTGATTACCCTTTGTATTGAAAAACGTGGCACTCAGGTGAACATGGTTTACCACGGTAACCAAGTCGCCGTAACTTACCACCTGCCAATGGCAGAAGTGGTGATGGATTTCTTCGACCGTTTAAAATCGACCAGCCGCGGTTATGCTTCGCTCGAATATAACTTTATTCGCTTCGATCCCGCGGACATGGTGCGCTTAGATATCCTGATTAACGGCGACCGAGTCGATGCCCTCGCGATGGTTATCCACAGATCAAACATTCGTCACCGTGGTTTAGCGTTAGTTGAAAAAATGAAAGAGCTGATCCCGCGCCAAATGTTTGATATTGCGATTCAAGCAGCCGTTGGTAGCCAGATTATTGCCCGTTCAACCGTAAAAGCCCTGCGTAAAGACGTTACGGCTAAGTGTTACGGCGGCGACGTTTCCCGTAAGAAAAAACTCTTAAATAAACAAAAAGAGGGTAAGAAACGGATGAAGCAAGTGGGTAACGTTGAGGTGCCGCAGGAGGCATTCTTGGCGGTACTGAAACTCAACGAGTAA
- the lepB gene encoding signal peptidase I: MAAYFSIILVLVTLISGLIWLVDVLMFAPKRRESLALAKASQANLTEEAEYQIIRESTLVETAHSIFPVIAFVLILRSFIYEPFQIPSGSMMPTLLVGDFILVEKFSYGLKDPVWRTKLVETGKPERGDVIVFKYPENPQIDYIKRVVGLPGDRVIYRNKQLMIQKACDAQQTNCPEAEVVARTEISRGDFSQDGVPLLRYTEQLGEVGHDILINPSRPDMLGYFKREANLPAGEFLVPEGHYFAMGDNRDNSTDSRFWGFVPEENLVGKAVAIWISFEFDRAPADFLPTWLPSGVRFERVGGIK; this comes from the coding sequence ATGGCAGCCTATTTTTCCATTATTTTAGTGCTGGTAACCCTGATTTCAGGGCTTATCTGGTTAGTCGATGTGCTGATGTTTGCCCCTAAGCGCCGCGAGAGTTTAGCGTTGGCAAAGGCATCACAGGCGAATTTAACCGAAGAAGCCGAGTACCAAATCATTCGTGAGTCGACTCTAGTCGAAACTGCGCATTCTATCTTCCCTGTGATTGCCTTTGTTTTGATCCTGCGCTCCTTTATTTATGAGCCATTTCAAATCCCCTCGGGTTCTATGATGCCAACCCTGTTGGTGGGGGACTTTATTCTGGTGGAAAAGTTTAGTTATGGCCTTAAAGATCCCGTATGGCGAACTAAACTGGTTGAAACGGGTAAACCTGAACGTGGCGATGTGATCGTATTTAAATACCCTGAAAATCCGCAAATTGACTATATCAAACGCGTTGTCGGATTACCGGGCGACCGAGTGATTTATCGTAATAAGCAGTTGATGATCCAAAAGGCCTGCGATGCTCAGCAGACAAATTGCCCAGAAGCGGAAGTGGTAGCACGTACCGAGATTAGCCGTGGCGATTTTAGCCAAGACGGGGTGCCATTATTACGTTATACCGAGCAATTGGGCGAAGTGGGCCACGATATTTTAATCAACCCAAGCCGCCCTGATATGTTGGGTTACTTTAAGCGTGAAGCCAACTTACCCGCAGGCGAGTTCCTCGTGCCAGAAGGCCATTACTTTGCCATGGGGGATAACCGCGATAACAGTACCGACAGTCGTTTCTGGGGCTTTGTCCCTGAAGAAAACTTGGTGGGTAAAGCGGTCGCGATTTGGATAAGTTTTGAATTTGACCGCGCACCCGCCGATTTCCTACCAACTTGGTTACCAAGTGGAGTGCGTTTTGAGCGTGTAGGTGGAATAAAATAG